The DNA window ACAAAGAAGTTGGTGGCTCTTTCTATACCGTGTGAGAAATTGTTCGGGAGATTATTCAAGAAAATAGGGTATTAGCTCCACCTAAAGTGCTTGTGGAGGAACATGACGTCCATTCTGGTTTTTTCGAACAGCAGCCAGTAGGATATTTATCTATGGAACCTATAACAGATCCATCAATATTAGCAAATGCTGTTAATGGGAGCGAAGTGCGtgaaaaaaatcaagaatttgATCCTGTTGTGATTGATTCTGTCCCATCCATCATCAAGCCTATAGTGAAGAGAGTACGGAGGCTCCCATCAGGCCATAAATTTGGTGGACGGGGAAGTCAGAGGCATAGTAGCGTGCAATATGTTAATAGTGACGATGAGAGAGTCAACAGAGAAAAATCGAAGAGTTCATACAGTGAACATATACTGAGAGTCAGTAGTTATGTTGATTCCGGATGGACAGAAAGAGAGAGACGAAGTAGAAACATCTCGGGCCGTAACATCTCATATCAAGTCTAATGTTGTGGTGGAGACGTTTCCTCCAAGGCCTATTTTTCACATAATTCATGATATGGATGGAGAATCTGGTGATGTGTTTGAGACAACTGAAACATCGGAAGAAGCAATACAGCAAGAGAAAATGACATCTGTGGGAAGATCGAATTCTCCGGTTATTGAGAAGGACATGAAAAAGAATAGGTTTCAAGGTTTCTTCTGCGTTGGTAAGGTTTCGGAAGTTGAAAATAATAAGATTTGTTATGTTTCGGCTGTTAGAATAGGTTTCAAGGTTTCTTCTGCGTAATGCTTTAGTTTGCCCCTTTGTGACCCCGAAAATCGAACAAGTTTCACCATCATTTTTTACTCCGTGTCATATTTTTATCACATAATTTGACTCGGAAATACGAAATTCATCGCCTTTAAATCATGGGAAACTGAAATAAAACCTAAACCAAAACCTAACCAAAACCTAACCAAAACcccaattttttaaaatcagaTATAAATGTTATAACATAAGTTTACACGATTCAGTTTCGGATTATATTTGTCCAAACTGAATCGAtcgaaaaatatgaaatataattaaatcaataattttttagaCTATATATTTTATGAGATGATATATTGagttaataatatttttgttaaattttAGTTGATGGTTATTTATGTAATTAATTTAGATTTTATAATCAAAAgttttactaaaaaaataatatattatattaattaatcgaATTTGGTTCTCGTAGCTCCAAACCATGAATTATTTTCTATCTGAGGTCgtgatatattttccttttgaCACAAGAATCTTGAGATATGTTAGAACAAGTGAGATGACAGAATTAAAATGATGTtggaaatatataattaattgacCAAAATtcgtgtgagacgatctcaaggatcgtattttgtgagacatatctcttatttgggtcatccatgaaaaagtattaatttttatgctaagggtattattttttattgtgaatatcgatagggttgacccgtctcacagataaagattcgtgagaccgtctcacaagagacatactctagtTAAATATGATTAAGCAAACCTTGACAAGGAATAAAGGTGGTGATTTAGGAAGTGAATTCACGTGCTACTTATTAGTTGTATTTCATGTGTTCATTTTTAATCATTGCAAGTGATTCCATTCCATCAAATTCTTCGGATTTTCATCACGGTTAGTTTTATACTTCTTACATATAAATTATGTCTACACATATTGATTCTTTGTCGGTATGGTATATATTAAGATGATTTTTGTTAtatatctttttttaaaaaaattaatggatAAAGTGATTGAATTAGGTAGGTGAAACAAACgtatatatattttgtaagaTATATAAACTTATTTTGTTCCCCCaaaaaaaagtaataataataGAAAATTGGCCATATATATCTGGTGTGGTTGAGTATGGCCCGAAGTTTATgtaatttaatgaaaatgaattaAGAGACAGTTCACGTGAAATGAATAATTTGGAGAGGGGTGGTGGTGGTTGAACATTTGGTAAACCAAATAATATAAAACTACGTACCAATGGGCATTCGATAAAAATATTACGAGTTGAGTTTCTACATACACTAGCACGATctggaaataaataaatagtttcTACACAATACATGTGTAGCTAACAATATTCCACTTAAGGTAAAATATTTGTGATTATTAtgtttttttctaaataaaaaaaggaaaaaatggtAGCCATAATGTAGATAATAAAAAGCTGAATGTTTGTGAAATTAAGGTGGAATAAGAAGAAGAGTAAGTTTCttgacggtctcacgaatttttatttgtgagacgagtcaattctatcgatatattcacaataaaaaagtcATATTCTTAGTATAacaaacaatattttttcatgaaaaacccaaataaaatatatgtctcacaaaatacgactcgtgagatgtCAATGGGGTGAATCATCCATCATGTTACAAAAGTTTGTTCATTTGTTGTAAAAATAAAGACATCTCATCACCCTCACCTTTTTCTTCACTCTCTCGATTATCTTCCATTGCACGCCACTCTACCTCCAAACCTTAATAATAACTCCTCATATGTGTTTTTACACGTATTAAACAATATATTTAAAgagtaaattattttaaaaaaaaacatttaccTTTATTCAACAGTAAATTTGTTGAGTATAACAATAGGCAAAAATTCACGTAAGACGATCTTATTGATCGTATTTTGTgggacagatcttttatttgggtcatccatgaaaaaatatcacattttatgctaagaatattactttttattgtaaatatcgatatgattgatccgtctcacagataaaattcgtgagaccatctcgcAAGATACCTACTCATATCAATATTATTTGTTGCACATCATTAAAAAATGCAGACAATACTATTTTATTCTAAAagattattttgaaaattatttgaaatttctaatttaattgaatttttttaattaaatcaactttgttatatatgtgtgtgcgtgtatatatatatatatacgaagATCAAGAAAAGAATAATTTCACCTCCCACCGACCAAAGAATCAAAAATGTCCACAGATCTTGAATTGAGCCTCCCTACACTCATCAAAATCATTCACGAGCAGAATTCTGATAATAATTCTTCTGCTGCAAATGATGAAAACACCACAGCTCATAGCTGCGTCGTAGATCATGAAGAAGAATGCCACACGCCAAGATCTCCTCGCCATACAATTCCGACGACGCTCAGCTGTCCGCCGCCGCCCAAGAAGCCACGGCGGATGGTGGAGGATTCATGCAGGAGAAAACTGCGTGCTTTGCACTTCTTCGAGACCGTTGCCGAAGAAGAGATCGAATCGTTTTTCAGCACCGTCGAAGTCAATTATATGATCGTCAATGGTGGATCGACGAAGAGGAAATCATGTTAAGTGTGAAGATTTACACAGGTTTGATTTGAGATAATATttctttatttatatatattttttccctaAACATTTACACGTTTAATTAAGATGAAAATCGTTTGTATGATTTTTTTAGTTATTCCTTTGTTGATTTAGATGATCCATTTTTCGAATTTTCCTTTCAGTGATTGAATATCGAATACGCATTATATTTTCATGCGAtcgtcttttttttttaataaatgaaTAATCATACGTTATGTTTCTTGATCGTTTTGCCAGTTATACATAACATGTAagtattatatattaaaaataaagccTAAAAAAAGTCAAAACTCAGGGGTTTTAGTAACTTGAGAATTACTTCTTTTTTCATATtgaatgaaaatgaaaaaatgcGACGGTGTAATATATTAAACGGATGATTGATTATAATGGAGATAATTATATATTGGAGGAAATTTTGTGTTTCTATTTTTTCATAGAAAAAcaatcaaattaaatatttatatatataaattatcacGTTCTTATACACGTgcttataaattataatatctcgaaaaataaacaaaaatttaatataagtaAGTTTAGGTgaaaatttatttcatgagaccTTAATTAGCTTCATTGTCACGTATCCTAATCACAagattattaataaatatatattgaaaaGGTAGATAACTTGCGATTAAAGTAATTAAGTTTAGTCATTCATATATGACCAAGGAATCAGAATAACCCCTCTTTTTTTCTTGCATAAAGCTTAAATCATAAGCCAAACAGAGTATCCTATATTTTGACCCAATGAAGCAAACTTAAAAGGTGACTCGCATATGCTAAAAAAAAGTGACTTACTATTGAAATTTTTCGATGACTGTTAACTCTTCGtgttttttaattattgaaCACGCATATTTCTCAAAACACGTACAAACAAGAGTATGTGTAGACGAATAATGTATGCAATTCATGTGTTCAATTAACGAGATATGTGTTATTCGATTACGAGTTGATTGCTTAGAGtgttaatttataaaataaaatttgatgtAGTGAGACAGGTTTAATAAACAATCAAAATGCCTATaatggaaaataattttaatctttttcaaaaaaaaaaagtacgtgtaaaattgatttattttttagttaCTTGAAATGACTACCCCTAGACCCTAGTCCCAACATATACCACGTATGTTTAAGATTTTTCTTCCTTTTGTTGatgttttttatatttattacaaTATGACAAAAATGTTAGTTGATGATATCTATTCtatttattctattttattaaaattgaaGTCTGAAGACATGATAGTAATTATTTAAGAAGGAcatcaatttttattttcaattttatctttatatgatactaatattacacttttattttttattttttttaatttcaacacaaacttttatttcaacaattcaaatatcaatttattccttcataatttttcaaatttcactttaatctatcgataatgataaaaaaaatgtacaCACATCGATCGCATATGCAGATTAATTAGTTACAGTTAATGGATAAGTTCAATTACCGACAAAACCAAACTACTAGAAATCATCGACGTTTTTCTAAAATTCGAATAACACAAgctaatttcaaattaaaattaaaaaaatcgagATAAATCTCAGTTTAAATGAATCCTTTTCCAAACCAAAATCCTCTCGTCCAACCGCAACATAAGTTCAATTTAGTGCattagtattttcttagaaaacaAAATTGCAACAcatttttaatttgttttcttttctcaatttaataaataccaaaaaaaaataaaaataatccaaaaatcgCGCGTTAGCCTCCCAAAGCCAATTACACAACACGTGGTCAAAATTAAGCCAAAAGCTGATTGATTCCAACATTAAATTTCGCCTCTCAATCCAAAATTTTTTACGCATTTTCATGTGAAATCTGGACCGTTAGAAGGACCTTGATCAACGGACGCTTCCGCGATCCGCGTCATACTACATTAATCAATAGCAATAGACCTTAACATCTCTATATAAACAATCTCCCTGTCCCCTCTTTTATACATCATCTAATTGCGAAATATCAATTTGAGAAGAAAAGCAAAAGGGATATAATGCCAGGGAAAGCAGACAAGAAGCCGGCAGAGAAGAAACCCGCCGTTGAGAAATCCCCTGCGGCGGAAAAGGCCCCGGTGGAGAAGAAGCCTCGGGTGGGGAAGAAGCTTCCCAAAGAAGGCGCTGCCGCCGGTGATAAAAAGAAGAAGCGGACGAAGAAGAGCGTGGAAACTTACAAGATCTACATCTTCAAAGTTCTGAAGCAGGTGCACCCTGACATCGGAATCTCAAGCAAGGCCATGGGGATAATGAACAGCTTCATCAACGATATTTTCGAGAAATTGGCGCAGGAGGCGTCTCGACTGTCTAGGTACAACAAGAAGCCGACGATTACTTCTCGTGAGATCCAGACCGCCGTCAGGTTGGTTCTACCCGGTGAGTTAGCGAAGCACGCCGTTTCCGAGGGCACGAAGGCCGTTACCAAATTCACCAGCTCTTGAAGAAACAGTTGCTAGGATTTCGTTTTCGATTCCCTTTTGAGTTGTGAAGTTCCTTGTGCATACATGCGTGTTTGAAAAACAGTAGTGCTTCAAGTATTGTCACTCGATTTCCTTATCAGTACTTGTCCGGTGAACTCTTTCTTTGGGTAATTTTCAGAAATTATGTTGAATATAGTTTAATATTTCTGTTCCAAGTCTTTACAAATGCAAATCCATAAATGTTTCAAGGATATGTGGTTTTGGTAAGTTATTATAAGAAACTAG is part of the Primulina tabacum isolate GXHZ01 chromosome 18, ASM2559414v2, whole genome shotgun sequence genome and encodes:
- the LOC142532475 gene encoding uncharacterized protein LOC142532475 codes for the protein MSTDLELSLPTLIKIIHEQNSDNNSSAANDENTTAHSCVVDHEEECHTPRSPRHTIPTTLSCPPPPKKPRRMVEDSCRRKLRALHFFETVAEEEIESFFSTVEVNYMIVNGGSTKRKSC
- the LOC142532876 gene encoding histone H2B.3 — encoded protein: MPGKADKKPAEKKPAVEKSPAAEKAPVEKKPRVGKKLPKEGAAAGDKKKKRTKKSVETYKIYIFKVLKQVHPDIGISSKAMGIMNSFINDIFEKLAQEASRLSRYNKKPTITSREIQTAVRLVLPGELAKHAVSEGTKAVTKFTSS